The following nucleotide sequence is from Psychroserpens sp. Hel_I_66.
AATTTTCGAAATCACTATATGACTGTTTGACAGAGCTTAAAATTGTATCGGTATTTAGTAGGTTAAATCCGTTCATTCCTCATCAATATAATGTATTAAAAAATATTGGTCATATAGAAACAACTGGTAAAATTGTTAATATTGATTTAGATCAAGATTTAGATCTTCAAAGAAAGAATTACCAACGTAGAATTAAATCACAAATCAATAAGGCTAGACGATTATGTGATGTTAAAAAGTCTTCTTCTAAAGAAGAGATGCTGGAGTTCATTGATATTTATTATGAAAACATGGATCGGGTTGAAGCTAGAGAGTCTTACTATTTCAATAAAGAATATTTTTATAAATTCTTAGAAAGCAATAGTTTAAATACAGACTTTTTAATTGTAACTTTAAAAGAAACTGGAGAAATAATTGCTGGAGGTCTTTTTGTAAAAACAAATAATATTGTACAATATCATCTTTCTGGCACAAAAGAAGAACATCTAGATTTAACGCCCTTAAAATTGTTAATTGATGAAATGAGGATCATTTCTACAAATGAAAACTTCAATCATTTCAATCTTGGAGGAGGATATGGTAGCAAGGACGATTCTTTACTTAGATTTAAAATGTCATTCTCAAAAAAACTTACAGATTTTCAAGTATGGAGATATATAGTAAATCAGGATGTATATGACGAGTTTACAAATCTAAAAGGAACTGTTGCATCAGATTATTTTCCGAACTATAGAGATCCCAATTAAAAAAAAAATTAAGTCTTCTCCCTTCTCATAAAAATACCTGATATATTATTTACTTTTGAAAAAGATAAAAATCAATTATGGCAGGTCATTTAGTAATTTCATTAGACTTTGAGTTACATTGGGGAGTGTTTGACCATAAATCGGTTAGTGATTATTTCGAAAATCTCAAAAACGTGACTCTTGTAATTGAAAAATTATTAGAACTAAGTGATAACTATAATATTAAACTAACATTTTCTACCGTAGGATTTTTATTTGCAAAGGATAAAGACGAATTGCTTCATCATATTCCAAAGAAGAAACCGACATATACTTTAGAATCCTTGAACCCTTATAAAATAATTGACTCAATTGGCTACAATGAAGCTGATGATCCTTTCCATTATGCAAAATCTTTAATTCGGAAAATTGAAAATGATTGCAATCACGAAATTGGCACACATACCTTTTCTCATTTCTATTGTCACGCAGAAGGTCAAACTCCAGAGCAATTTGACCAAGATTTAAATGCAGCAATACATATTGCTAAACCATTACAAATCAATAGTATCGTTTTTCCGAAGAATCAAATAAATCCCAACGACGAATTTGATAAACCTTACCTAGATATTTGTAAAAAATATGGAATAACCAATTTTAGAGGAAAAGAAAAATCGTTTATCTATAATATACACAGTTCAAAAAAATATCGTAACCTATTTATTTTCAAAGCATTGAAACCTTTAGATGCTTATTTTAATATTACAGGCTATAACACTTATAATTTAAATGAAGTCAATAAGAATTACATAATATTTAATATTCCGTCAAGTCGGTTTTTAAGACCTTATAATTTAAAACTTAGATATTTTGAAAGTCTTAAATTGAGGAGAATCAAAAAGGCCATGACCCATGCAGCAAAAAACAATGAAGTTTATCATTTATGGTGGCATCCTCATAATTTTGGAACACACATTGAAGAAAATTTTAAAAATTTAGAAACTATTTTTGAAACATACCAATCACTAAATAAAACTTACAATTTCAAAAGTGAAACAATGACAGGGTTAACCAAGAAATTGACTTCTAATTAAATGAAAAAAATAGTTAGGATTACCACAATATCAGATTCTTTAAAGGATTTGCTCAAAGGTCAATTAGGTTATATTAATCAATATTATGACGTTATTGGTGTCTCAAGTGATGGAGAATCACTAGCTCAAACAAGAGAAAATGAAGGTATTAGAACAGAGGTCGTAGAAATGACGAGAACCATCTCCCCAATTCAAGATATTAAAGCTGTTTATAAATTATATAAATTTCTTCGGAAAGAAAAACCACACATCGTTCATACACATACCCCAAAAGCTGGTATTATTGGAATGTTAGCTGCTAAACTAGCGGGTGTTAAACATCGTTTTCATACCGTTGCAGGTATGCCTCTATTAGTCGCCACTGGAACTAAAAGAATAATTTTAAACCAAGTTGAAAAACTGACCTATAGTTGTGCGACCAAAGTATTTCCAAATTCCTTTGGTCTAAAAGAAATAATTTTGAATGAAGGTTTTACAACAGAAAAAAAACTTGCGGTCATTGGTAAAGGAAGCAGTAATGGGATTGATGTAGAGCATTTTAATAGTGATCTATTTACAAAGTCTGATTTGGAAACACTAAAAGCTCAATTAGAAATAACTAAAGAATTTATCTTTATTTACGTAGGTCGTTTAGTTTCAGACAAAGGGATTAACGAATTAGCAATAGCTTTTAATAATTTTTCAAAAAAATACAGTTCCAAATTAATACTTGTTGGTTGGCGTGAAACTGATTTAGATCCATTACATCCAACAACAGAAATGATATTGAAACAAAATAAAGACATCATACAAGTTGGTTATCAAAAAGATGTTAGGCCTTATTTTGCAATAGCCGATGTGCTGGTTTTTCCTAGTTATAGAGAAGGGTTTCCAAATGTTGTATTACAAGCTGGAGCAATGAATGTGCCTAGTATTGTTTCTAACATAAATGGTTGCAATGAAATCATAAAAGAGAATGAAAATGGATTAATTATTCCAGTAAAAGATACCAAAGCAATTGAGGGTGCGATGCAATACCTTATTGAAAATCCAGAAATCTATCAAACTATGCAAAACAAATCTAGAAAATTAATCGTGGAAAATTACAGACATAAATATGTTTGGGTCGAGTTATTGAAAGAGTACCAAAAGGTTAATTAAGCTGTTATATTACTAAGATTTCTGAATGAATAAACTAATTTTCACAATTACTATCATGTAAATATAAATTTATACTTGAATAGTCTATATATATTTACCTTTGGTATCTATAAAATTGAAAAATATCATGAAAGATTTTATTAAGAAATATGAGGTTTGGATATTTCTAATTCTTGGTCCAACAATTAATGTTTTTTTTGTGAATGCACGTATTAATGGACTAATGCCTAGTTATATATATAACACGGGGCGATTTTGCGTACTTCTACTATTATTAATTATAATTTTAAAAATAACTAGAGGCAATGTG
It contains:
- a CDS encoding peptidoglycan bridge formation glycyltransferase FemA/FemB family protein, whose translation is MIEIIKTKKKWDSFLDEVDYYDFYHTYDYHELSLNKDEECILMLYTENESKLGLPFIVRNISNSEFKDITSVYGYAGPISKNVNENFNNEKFSKSLYDCLTELKIVSVFSRLNPFIPHQYNVLKNIGHIETTGKIVNIDLDQDLDLQRKNYQRRIKSQINKARRLCDVKKSSSKEEMLEFIDIYYENMDRVEARESYYFNKEYFYKFLESNSLNTDFLIVTLKETGEIIAGGLFVKTNNIVQYHLSGTKEEHLDLTPLKLLIDEMRIISTNENFNHFNLGGGYGSKDDSLLRFKMSFSKKLTDFQVWRYIVNQDVYDEFTNLKGTVASDYFPNYRDPN
- a CDS encoding polysaccharide deacetylase family protein, whose product is MAGHLVISLDFELHWGVFDHKSVSDYFENLKNVTLVIEKLLELSDNYNIKLTFSTVGFLFAKDKDELLHHIPKKKPTYTLESLNPYKIIDSIGYNEADDPFHYAKSLIRKIENDCNHEIGTHTFSHFYCHAEGQTPEQFDQDLNAAIHIAKPLQINSIVFPKNQINPNDEFDKPYLDICKKYGITNFRGKEKSFIYNIHSSKKYRNLFIFKALKPLDAYFNITGYNTYNLNEVNKNYIIFNIPSSRFLRPYNLKLRYFESLKLRRIKKAMTHAAKNNEVYHLWWHPHNFGTHIEENFKNLETIFETYQSLNKTYNFKSETMTGLTKKLTSN
- a CDS encoding glycosyltransferase family 4 protein, which gives rise to MKKIVRITTISDSLKDLLKGQLGYINQYYDVIGVSSDGESLAQTRENEGIRTEVVEMTRTISPIQDIKAVYKLYKFLRKEKPHIVHTHTPKAGIIGMLAAKLAGVKHRFHTVAGMPLLVATGTKRIILNQVEKLTYSCATKVFPNSFGLKEIILNEGFTTEKKLAVIGKGSSNGIDVEHFNSDLFTKSDLETLKAQLEITKEFIFIYVGRLVSDKGINELAIAFNNFSKKYSSKLILVGWRETDLDPLHPTTEMILKQNKDIIQVGYQKDVRPYFAIADVLVFPSYREGFPNVVLQAGAMNVPSIVSNINGCNEIIKENENGLIIPVKDTKAIEGAMQYLIENPEIYQTMQNKSRKLIVENYRHKYVWVELLKEYQKVN